The sequence AGCGTCACCTCGCCACCTCCCCGAACACGACCTCGAGCCCGTCGTGGGTAATGGTGAACACCATCTCCTTCGCCTCGAAGACCTCGCCATCGATATGGAAGGCCTCCGGACGGGAGCACTCGATTCGCAGGGAACTCGCCCTGAATGCCCTCACCTCGGGCATGGTATGAACGTGTGTGCCTTTCATCACCCTTGGGAAACAGTAGAGGAAGCGGAGCACCGGCATGTTGTCGACCACGCACATCTCGAACAGGCCATCGTCAATGGAAGCTTCGGGGCATATCATCATGCCTCCACCGTAGCTCTTCCAGTTTGTAGCAGCTACAAGAAGGGGAGAAAGCCGTATCTCGCAGTCATCTGCCAAGATTCGCATGAGAGCGGGCCTGTATGTCCAGATGGTGTTCAGTACGGCGAACACATACACCCAGACGCCCTTGAGAAACTTGAACTTCTCGTTCGCGGCCCGGGTGACCTGCGCGTCGAACCCAATGCCGAAGCTTGAGATGAAGTAATGCTCATTCACGCGGCACAGGTCGATCCTCCGCCTGTCGCCATGCACGATCGCGCGACACGCCGCCGCCACGTCATTTCTCGGAATCCCGAGAGCATTTGCGAAATCATTGCCAGACCCTGCGGGGATCACAGCGAGGGTTGCACCCGAGTCTGCGATCCCGTTGACCACCTCATTAGTGGTCCCATCCCCGCCCATGGCGGCCACAACATCGTACCCCCGCTCCGCGGCAACCCGCGCAATCCGCACGCCATCTCCCGGCCCTTGAGTCAACTCGATATCGAACTGGATTCCTGCCTCTGTAAGCGCGCGCCGAGCCACTTCTTCCTCACTTGCTGCCCGGCCGCCGCCGGCTCGCGGGTTCAGAACCACCTTCAACCGCAACTACAGAACCTCCCTGGAAGTACACGATTACTCCGAGAGAGTTTCTTCGTCAGGCCCTACTTTCCTGCCACCATCCATGGCCTCGTGCATCCCCGATGTCGGTGCGACGGCGAGGTGCCTCGATAGGTGAGACAGCCCAGCGGCGAGGTCTTCATCTCTTACCATGACGCCGGGGGGCACAGTTATTCCAACCGGTGCGAAGTTCCAGATAGCGATGATGCCGGATTCTACGAGGAGGTCCGCAACACCCTGAGCTTCAGAGCCTGGGACAGTGATGATGCCCATCTGGATCCTGAGCCTCCGCACTAGTCGTGCAAGGTCGGGAAGACCGTAGATCACTGTCCCTTCCACCTTTTGCCCGATCTTTGCAGGGTCGGAATCAAATAGAGCCACTATCCGAAGGCCGTATTCCTCGAACCCAGGGTATCGGAATAGGGCGGCGCCCAGCCGGCCGACGCCGACCAGCACCGCCTCTGTTCTGTTCTTCATGCCGAGGATCTCCTCAAGCGCCCCGAGCAGATCAGGGATTTCGTAGCCGATCCCCGCCCGTCCGAAACGTCCAATCGACGAAAGGTCCCGCCTCACCTGGGCGGAGTCAACTCCCACCCTGGCAGCAAGCTCAGCTGAGGAAACCCTCGCCTTTCCCGCCCTGGCAAATGCAGCAATGGACCTATAGTAGAACGGAAGGCGTGCGAGAGTAGCCTTTGACATCCGAATGCAGGGATCCGCCATTCAAACCGCCTCCCATACACCAACGCGTGATCAGGCCTCTATTTATCCAGCCGAGCCAGTATCTCCTCCTTGAATACGCGATCAATCTCCTCTTCGCTCACATGTGAGATAATGTTCCCATCCACCTTGATATTGGGGCTGGCATCACAGTGCTCGAAGCAGAATGTGGCCCTCAGGCTCACTCTATCGGATAGTCCGCGCTCGGCAACCCTATTCATCAAACCATGCAAGAGATCGTAAGACCCATGAAGATAGCAGCACGTGCCCACGCACACTTCCACCTCGACCTGCTCTTGCGATCTGCCGGCATGGAACCTGATTGCCTCTCCGGCAATTCGCCTGCGCACTCCGTAAGTCGTGTGCAGCGCTTGTTCTGCAGTGTCGGATCCCGGGCTTCCCAGGTAGTTCTGGTACAGGGCTGTCACGAACGGGTTATCGTGGGCCCTTCTCAGCATCTGCATCTTGTCCACATCATATAGGGCCTTAGCCCTCTTGAGCCTCACTGGGAAGTCCGACGGAACGGGCTGCCCAGCTCCACCGATGCACCCACCAGGGCAGGACATCACCTCAACTAGGTCGTAGTTGGCCTCGCCTGACTTGATCCTGCGCAGCACCTCTGCCGCAGCAGACAGGGAGTGAGCCACCGCCACCCGCACTTCCTGCCCGCGAATGGTAAGGCTCGCCTCGCGCACGCCTTCAGTCCCACGCACCGCCTCGAACACGATTGCACCGGAGGAAGCAGGCGCCTTCGCAGATGGCCATCGGCCATCTTGCGCAAGCAGTTCGCTTGCCGCCCTGAGCACCGCCTCTGCCACACCGCCTGTGTTTCCGAAGATCATCCCAGCGCCAGTCGCAATTCCCAGGGGAATATCGAACGATTCTATCTCCAAAGCGCCGAAATCGACGCCCGCTTCCCTTACCATCCGCGCCAGTTCCTGAGTCGTTATGACTGCGTCCACATCAGGCCTTCCATCAGTTGTGAACTCCTCCCGGCCCGCCTCGAACTTCTTCGCCGTGCACGGCATTACCGAGACAACGTAGAGGGATTCCGGGGCCACTCCAAGCTCTGGAGCAAGATACTTGCGGGCGAGTGAGCCGAACATCTGCTGAGGAGACCTGCATGACGACAGCTTGGGCAGCAAATCCGGATGGTACTGCTCCACGTATTTCACCCACGCCGGACAGCAGGTGGTGAACTGCGGCAGCCTCTCCCGGTTTCCAGATTGCAGCCTCTCGATGAACTCGAAAGTCTCCTCAACGACCGTAAGGTCCGCTGTGAATGCAGTGTCGAGCACCATATCGAAGCCTATCTTCTTGAGAGCCGCCACCACCTTGCCGGTCACAACCTCGCCAGGCGCGCACCCGAACTCCTCGCCGAGGGCCACTCTAACAGCCGGGGCGACCTGCGCGATTACCTTCATCGACGGATCGTGCAGGGCCTTCCACACGCCCTCAGTGGAGGATTTGATCATGATGGCGCCAGTCGGACACACGCTCGCGCACTGCCCACACTGCACACAGTCCACATCGGCCAGACGCTTGCCGAATGCAGGCATCACCATGGCCTTCGCTCCCCTGTAGGCGAAGTCGAGGATGCCGATTCCCTGTACCTCGCGGCACACACGCACGCAGTCGCCGCAGAGGATGCACTTGTTGGGATCACGCACAATCGCAGGAGTGGAAGCATCGATGGCCTCGGCTTTCTCGCGATGCCCGTACCTTACGTTTTTCACGCCGAATCTCTGGGCGAGATCCTGAAGCCTGCATCGGCCGCTCTTGTCGCACGTGGTGCAATCGCGGTCGTGGTTAGCGAGGAGGAGCTCAACGATGGTGCGCCTGATCGTCCTGAGCTTCTCCGTGTTGGTTCTCACTATCATTCCCGGCTGAGGCGGGACTGTGCAGGAACTCACTACTCCCATCTTTTCCACTTCGACAACGCA comes from Clostridia bacterium and encodes:
- a CDS encoding diacylglycerol kinase family protein, with protein sequence MRLKVVLNPRAGGGRAASEEEVARRALTEAGIQFDIELTQGPGDGVRIARVAAERGYDVVAAMGGDGTTNEVVNGIADSGATLAVIPAGSGNDFANALGIPRNDVAAACRAIVHGDRRRIDLCRVNEHYFISSFGIGFDAQVTRAANEKFKFLKGVWVYVFAVLNTIWTYRPALMRILADDCEIRLSPLLVAATNWKSYGGGMMICPEASIDDGLFEMCVVDNMPVLRFLYCFPRVMKGTHVHTMPEVRAFRASSLRIECSRPEAFHIDGEVFEAKEMVFTITHDGLEVVFGEVAR
- a CDS encoding redox-sensing transcriptional repressor Rex, whose amino-acid sequence is MADPCIRMSKATLARLPFYYRSIAAFARAGKARVSSAELAARVGVDSAQVRRDLSSIGRFGRAGIGYEIPDLLGALEEILGMKNRTEAVLVGVGRLGAALFRYPGFEEYGLRIVALFDSDPAKIGQKVEGTVIYGLPDLARLVRRLRIQMGIITVPGSEAQGVADLLVESGIIAIWNFAPVGITVPPGVMVRDEDLAAGLSHLSRHLAVAPTSGMHEAMDGGRKVGPDEETLSE
- a CDS encoding [FeFe] hydrogenase, group A, giving the protein MAAEPVVTIDGITVRIEGERNLLELVRKAGIDLPTFCYHSELSVYGACRMCVVEVEKMGVVSSCTVPPQPGMIVRTNTEKLRTIRRTIVELLLANHDRDCTTCDKSGRCRLQDLAQRFGVKNVRYGHREKAEAIDASTPAIVRDPNKCILCGDCVRVCREVQGIGILDFAYRGAKAMVMPAFGKRLADVDCVQCGQCASVCPTGAIMIKSSTEGVWKALHDPSMKVIAQVAPAVRVALGEEFGCAPGEVVTGKVVAALKKIGFDMVLDTAFTADLTVVEETFEFIERLQSGNRERLPQFTTCCPAWVKYVEQYHPDLLPKLSSCRSPQQMFGSLARKYLAPELGVAPESLYVVSVMPCTAKKFEAGREEFTTDGRPDVDAVITTQELARMVREAGVDFGALEIESFDIPLGIATGAGMIFGNTGGVAEAVLRAASELLAQDGRWPSAKAPASSGAIVFEAVRGTEGVREASLTIRGQEVRVAVAHSLSAAAEVLRRIKSGEANYDLVEVMSCPGGCIGGAGQPVPSDFPVRLKRAKALYDVDKMQMLRRAHDNPFVTALYQNYLGSPGSDTAEQALHTTYGVRRRIAGEAIRFHAGRSQEQVEVEVCVGTCCYLHGSYDLLHGLMNRVAERGLSDRVSLRATFCFEHCDASPNIKVDGNIISHVSEEEIDRVFKEEILARLDK